A window from Pseudomonas campi encodes these proteins:
- a CDS encoding enoyl-CoA hydratase/isomerase family protein, which produces MNVTFEERHAQHGYRIGIASLDAQKSLNALTLPMIEALDAKLSAWAADPSIACVLLRGNGPKAFCAGGDVVQLVQQCREHPGEIPALARRFFADEYRLDHRIHTYPKPLICWAHGHVLGGGMGLMQGAGIRIVTPSSRLAMPEINIGLYPDVGGSWFLARLPGKLGLFLGLSAAQINARDALDLNLADRFLRDDQQDVLIEGLAQMNWQEQAPAQLTSLLRALEQEARSDLPQAQWLPRRERLDALLDVADLPGAWHALTALQGDSDLLLARAAKTLSEGCPLTAHLVWQQIQRARHLSLAEVFRMEYAISLNCCRHPEFPEGVRARLIDKDQAPRWHWADVATIPAAVIEAHFEAVWEGEHPLADL; this is translated from the coding sequence ATGAACGTGACTTTCGAAGAACGCCACGCCCAGCACGGCTACCGCATCGGCATCGCCAGCCTGGATGCGCAGAAGAGCCTCAACGCCCTGACCCTGCCGATGATTGAAGCGCTGGATGCCAAGTTGAGCGCCTGGGCGGCTGACCCGAGCATCGCCTGCGTGCTGCTGCGCGGCAACGGGCCCAAGGCTTTCTGCGCCGGCGGTGATGTGGTGCAGCTGGTGCAACAGTGCCGCGAACATCCGGGCGAGATTCCGGCCCTGGCGCGGCGCTTCTTCGCCGACGAATACCGCCTCGACCACCGCATCCACACCTACCCGAAACCGCTGATCTGCTGGGCCCACGGCCATGTGCTGGGCGGCGGCATGGGCCTGATGCAGGGCGCCGGCATACGCATCGTCACGCCAAGCAGCCGCCTGGCCATGCCGGAGATCAATATCGGCCTGTACCCGGATGTCGGCGGCAGCTGGTTCCTCGCCCGCCTGCCGGGCAAGCTGGGCCTGTTCCTCGGCCTCAGCGCCGCGCAGATCAATGCCCGCGATGCCCTGGATCTGAACCTGGCCGACCGCTTCCTGCGTGACGACCAGCAGGACGTGCTGATCGAGGGCCTGGCGCAGATGAACTGGCAGGAACAGGCCCCGGCACAGCTCACCAGCCTGCTCCGCGCCCTGGAGCAGGAAGCCCGCAGCGACCTGCCGCAGGCGCAGTGGCTGCCGCGCCGCGAGCGCCTCGATGCCCTGCTCGACGTGGCCGACCTGCCCGGCGCCTGGCATGCCCTCACTGCCCTGCAGGGCGACAGCGACCTGCTCCTGGCGCGCGCCGCCAAGACCCTCAGCGAGGGCTGCCCGCTCACCGCGCACCTGGTCTGGCAACAGATCCAGCGCGCCCGTCACCTGTCGCTGGCCGAAGTGTTCCGCATGGAATACGCCATCAGCCTGAACTGCTGCCGCCACCCGGAATTCCCCGAAGGCGTGCGTGCCCGGCTGATCGACAAAGACCAGGCGCCGCGCTGGCACTGGGCAGATGTCGCGACCATCCCGGCGGCAGTGATCGAAGCGCACTTCGAAGCGGTGTGGGAAGGCGAGCACCCGCTGGCGGATTTGTAA
- the mmsB gene encoding 3-hydroxyisobutyrate dehydrogenase, with the protein MTQIAFIGLGHMGLPMARNLLKAGFAISVFDLVQDSVASLAAEGAKAAGSAADAVRDATVVVSMLPASRHVESLYLGDQGLLAQITPGSLVLECSTIAPDSARKVHAAAAARGIGLLDAPVSGGTAGAAAGTLTFMVGGKAEALEKARPILAAMGKNIFHAGPDGAGQVAKVCNNQLLAVQMIGTAEAMALGVASGLDPAVLAEIMRQSSGGNWTLEKYNPWPGVMENAPASKGYSGGFMAELMAKDLGLAQEAAQATASSTPMGALALQLYRLLLKQGNGKLDFSAVQKLFVE; encoded by the coding sequence ATGACTCAGATCGCCTTTATCGGCCTCGGCCACATGGGCCTACCCATGGCCCGCAACCTGCTCAAGGCCGGTTTTGCCATCAGCGTCTTCGACCTGGTCCAGGACAGCGTGGCCAGCCTCGCCGCCGAAGGCGCCAAGGCTGCCGGCAGCGCCGCCGATGCGGTACGCGATGCCACGGTGGTGGTCAGCATGCTGCCGGCCAGTCGCCATGTGGAAAGCCTGTACCTGGGCGACCAGGGGCTGCTGGCCCAGATCACCCCCGGCAGCCTGGTGCTGGAGTGCTCGACCATCGCTCCGGACTCGGCGCGCAAGGTGCACGCGGCAGCGGCGGCACGCGGTATCGGCCTGCTCGATGCGCCGGTATCCGGTGGCACCGCCGGTGCGGCAGCCGGCACCCTGACCTTTATGGTCGGCGGCAAGGCCGAAGCCCTGGAAAAGGCCCGGCCGATTCTCGCCGCCATGGGCAAGAACATCTTCCACGCCGGCCCCGACGGTGCCGGCCAGGTGGCCAAGGTGTGCAACAACCAACTGCTCGCCGTGCAGATGATCGGCACCGCCGAAGCCATGGCCCTGGGTGTGGCCAGCGGCCTGGACCCGGCCGTGCTGGCCGAGATCATGCGGCAGAGTTCGGGTGGCAACTGGACCCTGGAGAAGTACAACCCCTGGCCGGGGGTGATGGAGAACGCGCCGGCCAGCAAGGGTTACAGCGGCGGTTTTATGGCCGAGCTGATGGCCAAGGACCTGGGCCTGGCCCAGGAAGCCGCGCAGGCCACGGCCAGCAGCACGCCTATGGGCGCCCTGGCCCTGCAGCTGTACCGCCTTTTGCTCAAGCAGGGTAACGGCAAGCTGGATTTCTCGGCGGTGCAGAAGTTGTTTGTCGAGTAG